The genomic interval cttcagaagccttattcTTTAACTGTGGTCTCCTTTCTCCAAacttgtgtttcgaatggggcTCTCAGTCAAGGAAACTGGTCCACAACTTTGCTATCAGAAGTTGCCTCAGACCGTGCATCTTGGGAAAACACAGCTCCGGTTGACATGTACTCATAATGCGGTGACACGCATCAGTGCTTGATTGAGATGCATGTCTAATCATGGAGCACTATTCTATCTGGTTATGGTTGTCATAAAAAGTCACTAAAGGAGATTGCTTTGGAGTTGTATGCAGAACTTCTGCAGAATAgaatcaaaccaaattatgtcattttcctctccattctttcaGCTTGTAGTCATAATGGTATTGTCGGCAAGGGTTTGAACATATACCAATCGATGACTGAAGATTTTGGTATCGCACCAAGCCTTGAACATCGAGCTTGCATTGTCGATCTCCTCAGTCGAGCTGGAAGGGTGGAAGAGGCATATGATTTCTACATGAGGGTTGCCGAGCCTGCAGATGATGTATTGGGTGTAATTCCCTATCCTATCCATGTCATAAATCAAGGGCAATGTGGTTCTTGGGGACATTACTGCAAGATATATTTTGAGGGTGAGAATTTTTTGAGCTGGAAACTACGTGCAATTGGTGCATACCTCTGCTTCAATAAACAGATGGGATGGCATTCATGAAGCATGGAACCAAATGAAGTCTTTTGCCTTGAAAACACTCCCTGGTTGAAGTTTTATCGAGTTACATGGGTTGATCAGAATCCTCCCTTCACTTTGGTGGTTCGATAtacaaagaaagaacaaaGCTAAAAAGAGAAGCCCCTGTTACATATCCTCCTTTCACTTGATTAAAGCGAAAAATAGCAACAATCATGACCTTTACACCATCGCCTAAGTTCAAATCCCTTTCCAATATGAATGTCACTACTTgtgcaaagaaaaaaagaaaaaacaaaaacgtcTTCTGATGGCAGATAACTACTTTGTCTTCAATCACTTTCTTACGTATACTAATAATTGACCTATCTGACAGTGTGAAATTACAttaaaaaatgatgatgacaCTGATCTTTGGCAGCAGGGCTGGACGGATATGCTAAATTTCACGATTCAAGAACCATCAGCAGAATCCATGGAAGCAGCATCTTCAGAGTCTCTTCTTTTACTAGCAGTATGTAGAAATGAACCAGATATCAAGTAGCTTTCAACTTTCCCACTTTATAGGAGCCCATCTCCTCTGAATGGAGCATGCCATTGGGAGAAAGAAGCCGCCGGAGAGCCAGGAAAAATCGAGCCTGTATGAAACTCGTGTCAGTAAAATGCACCAACGAAATCAAATGTAACAAGTACTGAAAACTCCTTCCATAAGGCAGAGAGTCTCAATGAGCAAGAACAAGAGAGCTCTTATGCTTGGTCACTGATAACGAGAAGCCTGCATTTGGGGGCCCTTAACATATTTTGTGTTCGATTGTATTGTTGAAAAGACTAGAGTATCAGGTAGAGAGATCTAAGGGGTGCTTACTGCTTTGATATTAGGCACTTGGCTCAACGATAGAATGGTGTGTAGTATAAGCAACAAGAAAAGGGATGAGGATTTTTTTCTTACCCATTGAAAGCCAACAAGGGCAAACCAGCAGCCTGTCAAACCAAATCCTCTGCTGTTCAAAAGCTGATgacaacaagaacaagagGAATTATAGTTATATAATGATGACTGACAAAATTGCACCACCACACCAGAAAATTTGacagaacaaaagaaatagaTCTATACCAACAGTAGAAGAGCACCCAAGGAAAAGCAACTGCTCATTGAGAAGCTGATGAAGGTAAGATCACGTCCAGCctgaaacagaaaataaaacattttGATTCTAAAACACAAGGGTTACAAATACAGAGAGACACAATCCCTCAGTACTTGtagcttctttttctttttttttcttttgaaaagtACTTCTAGCTTCTTGCATTTGATAATTACTAATTAAGTATCATAATCTATCTCAGTTGCACCTGATTACAACATGTGAGAGAAATTAATAAGATCGAGTAACCTATAATTGGGTATTCAGGAAGTCTCAGATTGAGTGATGTCATATATAGTTCACAGTACTTTAGTTGTATGAGAATTGAGTTTGTAAACAACATTCTCTACTcaaattttatgttttacTAATGTGTTATTCACCACTTGATTACAACAAGTGATTCTAGTTTAAGGGTTAGCATGAAGAGTTTCTGTCAGGGGATAATAAATGGAGGCGTCAGGCTTGAAATTAtagttgttatttgttatggCTGCATTAGTACATAAAAATTATGTCTTTGAGCTAGTAGAAACTTCGGATACAAATATCAAGAATTAAACTAATACAACTCGTATATATGCTGCTACATAGCACATGCGTGTGATATTGAAGAAGAAAGGGgagaataaaagaaagaacAGAGGGGTCTGATTAGAGTTATCAAGCGTACCAGCAATGTTCCCTCAAGGCTGTGAGTACAGGGCGTAATAGATAAGGACAGGAAGAACAGAAACAAAACTTTGTGCATCTGCATGACACAGGTAAACATCTATAAGAAACATTCAGATATCCTAAGTTCACTGTTGTTTAAAAATGGATATATTCATATACGCATGAGTTAATGCATAATGCAATATCCAATTCTGTCAAACCTATATAGTTCTCATGTGCAGCATAAAATTTAACCACACAAATTATCACAGGCAATGCTGCAACCACTAAACCAGACAATCATCATGTACTTCCTCATGAAACATTTACTTCCCTTTTATCAATATATTTTTCTGTCAGATTAAAAATCACATATGAAATTAATGAAGTTTATACTTCACTAATAAGAACCAACCTCTTGTATGACTTTAAGATCAAATGTAAAGATATTGGGGAATAACCAAGGGACAGACATCCCAATAGCTCCTATTGCCAATCCAAGTACAGCTCCAATAATCATGAGTGACTTTAACAACATTCGGGCCTGTTCAGTATAGATAAAAATATCAGAACACGTTTGGCAGATGAAACATCATGGGTAAGTACTTTTTCAAcaagaaaatatatacatcAAGTTCATATGAAGAAAGGAAATCTGCATTATTCGCCTATCACAGACACATAAACATCTTGGTAGAAGCAGATCACAAAAATACACAAATTTCCTGACGATAAGTCAATAACGAACCTTCTCCAAACTTCGGTCAACTCCATATAGTAACTCAGGCATAAACGATTGCGCAGTTTGAGAAAGAGGCTCACCCCATACCACGCACATCCCGTACATCTGTATCATGACCTATATTTAATTGCACATGTCAAAAATAATTGTTGTTTGTTCCCTGTGGATAAATACTATAGCTACCTATGAGAGCAGATAAAGCTAACCAACCTGATGAGCAGCAACTACACTCATACCCATAGCGGTAGCAAAATAAGTCATCAGTGAGTAGAAGGCCACCTAATATATCAGATGTGTGAGATACTGAGATGTGTTCACATGTTAGCAATATTCAGCTATACATTACAAAATAGATGCGGCAAACCTTTGAGAACATTGTTACAAACACTGGACCTGCAATCCCAAATATTTGCAGACATTCACGAGGTGATGGAACAGAGATGGAAAATGCACTGAATCCTTTCTTGTTCAGAGCTTCAATCATCATACCAGCTGCAACAATCTGAAACAAATgatgatcaatgattcagtggCAGGATATAATTTTTGTCTGAAATATTGGGCCAGGCTAATTAAAAGTGTTGGCCATACAATGGAACAAATAATTGAGATTGGATGTCATAACCATTAAAATCCTAATCATACATACCTGTGATGCCATTGTTGCCCATGCTGCACCAGTAATACCATAGTGTAAGAAGTTGCATaggacaacatgaccaaggccATTCACAACACTAGCAACCACCAGAGACTTTAAAGGTCCCAATGAATCTTTCATGCCAAGACTGAAATGACAAGATATACCACTTTTAACTTTAGCTTGGGATATTTTGCAAATGGAGAAAAGACAAGGTAAAATGTGTACATGAAGTAGACTTCATGTGTTACAGAATTTAAGGTGTACCCATCAATCAGTCGAATAACTTAATTAGATTCAATCAGATAAAGAGTAAACCTAAGTTTCTAGCAACACTTGAGACTTGCAACCTACACTACCAGAAATGTGGAGTAAGATGAAATAGATTACAGGTAATAAACCTGATGACCTGTAGGGCTTTAGCAGTATTAATAGAGAATGCAATCATTATCCAATATAATAAAGGGATCTCCCTCCATGCCTCCTTATAATTTAGCATGACTCTATGAGGCTTAGTAAGATTGTTATATATGAAGTCCTTGCAAGTAATAAAATGATCAGTCTTCAAAATATCTATGCCAACTGATAAGTTGATCCATGATGCAGTAGAGAAGGATGGTCACCACACCTTGCACTTTGTGCAACCAATCCGAAAAGAATCGCAGGCCACGCTAACCCACGAATCTACGGACAGCAAAGAAACGTTCAGTTGCCAAGATAGTATTTTGTAACTTTGTACCACATATTAGAAGTACCTAAAAATAAGAGGAAAAAGTTTCAACTACAAGAAAAGAACCTGAACATATTTGCTTGCTGCAGGTATAATATGAGCATTCTTGGGCCCAGCAAAAGctgtaaaacaaaaataagcAAATTCATCACATTTTGGCCTATGCAATTTGCTGCATTCAATGCTACCCCAAATTGGTAAACAAAATATGTTGTGACATTCCAAATCTAGCACATCATATCTGTGCCAACTGTGCATCTGAGAAAAAGACTTTCCAGTCTTCAATACCTGTTAGAGCCCATGAGCCAAGGAATTGTGTAAACAAGAGCATCAGAACTCCACAAGTCAATCCAACAAAGAGCAAGATAGATATCTGATGCTGCAGTTCCTTTTTATCCTGCAGAAAGAGTATTTTGTCAATATAATAGGAATGAATTCTAGTATCAACTAGGGACTTcatagtaaaaataaaaaccaatgCATAAGACCAGCAAGGGACATGGTTATTCTCACAAGTGTTACAAACATATAGCGTAGTATGctaaatttctctattttatGTAAACAAAATGTAAAACTAATCAGTAATTTCGCTAAGTAATCACAAACATATGCACTATGTAGTAAAGTCGGAAGCATCTATCCAAACACTACTTCTACAAACTTCAGTACAGGTTTATGTTATTTGAACTTCAATGAATTCTCAACTATGCCTTTACACAGGCCAAAAGAACTTCACCTCAGTTTCTCCTAAACTAGCAGCTTCTCAAAAACCACACAATCTCTAACTGACCCTAGAGTCGATTTATATCCTCTCCTCTTATTTCCCCTTGGTTTCTTTTGTTGGATGGAATTATCACTAAACATGTTCACTCATGTATGAACTTGATGTTATGTAAAGCCACATCCAAGCATATAATGCAGTAATGATCTCAGGAAACAAGCTTGTCCTCACAATATGTTACCAACCTTTTTGGCGAGCGCGGTGGCGACCATGTTAGAAGTAGCAATGGAGAGGAACATGAACAAAAGATTCATGTTATCACAAAAAACTGTTCCGGGACCTGCCCATCCAAAAAACCCAAACATCAACtgatcaaatcattactcAATTCAAACAAAATCCCAGTTCAAATAATAGTTCTAATTAACTGAACCACCAACAATTCCATAAGATTTGTTTTTCAGTAGTACTACACTACTACTAATTACCCAAAGCAGCAAGCTCAGTAGAGCTAGCCTGGCCGATAACAGCTGTGGAGATGAGACTCATCAACGGCCCACAAATCCACAGCCCTGTAGCCGGACCCGAGAACATGACAATGTCCTTCACCTGCTTCCATAGACTCCGCTCCACCAGCTCCTCCTTCTTCGCAGccaccacctccaccaccactCCCTCGGACTCCTCCTCTTCAAATGAACCAACACTACTACTTCCAGCAATGCACGCCGGAACTAATCTACCGGCACCCTCACTTCTCGCCACCAAAGTCGGCAAACCTCGGGGCTTAACGTCGTAACGAACAGAGCTGTTAGAGGTCCGAAGTGGGTTGTAGAAACGTGGAGAGTAGGATAAGCGGCTGCGGGTTTGGAGGTGAGTAATGTGGGAATGCAGAGACATGGTTTCCAGAATCATTTTCGATGATGCGAGAATGattgaggaggaggaagaagaggttGGCGGGTTGAAGAAAGCAGCCGAGAGTGTATATCATCATATGCTACCAGCGGCAATTCCATAACAACttttcaaacaaaacaaaattgcaGCTGGCGTGTCGTTTTGAGTTGCGGGGTGGTGTCGTTTTGGCGTGTACCCGAAGTGGAAATTTGGTGGGAGTTAAGGAAGTTGTGGCCGCCAAGATCTGGGGGGTGTTACAGGTGGAATACGTCTGATATAAACTACTTAGTGTAACCGTCTTTCTTGCTCCCCTCCATTATTTTCtagtattttttcattttggtaCAACAACGTTAGGCTGAAATAATATGAATGTTTTGACCATGAGGCACGTACAACTCTACTACCCCTTGCATTGTGGCTGTGAAAAGCAACGTTCGACAGCGTTTGTGCGATGTTTATTTCGGTTACTTCCTATCTTCGTATTTTAAAACTCGGATATGTATTTAATTGTAATCTCTTAGAATGCAGTGATGCTTGAaaatagaaattagaaaagcAAATGATGTGACTGACAATCAAAAGCTCATGTTAGattgttcatatttttcaaCATGTAACTTTAgagacgttttttttttcttttctaactCCGATTCTCAAAATACACCAAGAAGAAATGTTCAATcgaatgaaaaataaaaacaaaaaaaataaaaaatgaggaaacaaacacacactaTCGACCACTAAACAATTTTTTCTCATTTAATATGTTATCGTTACTTACTTGTCCAcacatattttcaaatttctagACGTGTCATTTGAAtgtcaaaattattttttctataACTTCTAATAATAAAGTTAGAAGAGAAGTCAAAAAAGTCAAatgtttaaatttttaaattgtctaatttacttgaaatttattaattatcaCTAGGTATATTCTCAGGAGACATAATAGTGTAACTTgacaaataataaataaaaaaataatcttttttttacaattattATTGATTTGCTCACCACAATCTCTATAATCGAAGGGAATTACTATAATCATCTTACAGGCTAGTAGTGAAGTAAGACTCGGGAATATCACGTGTCTATGATCTAAGACAGGAAAACCATTAGTCGATAAAAAAATACtggagtatatatataccaattaaGTAATTTCGCGTGGGTATATATAAGGCTGTTCCCGCCCGGTGAAGCCAAAACCCTCTTTCCCAttccatcttcatcatcttcaatgGCTTCTGCGGCAAAAGAGAAAGCCTCTCACGTCCCTGACCTGGCGGCGTTTCTGATACGCCACTACTCTCACCAGCTTCACTCCATCACTCTCTCCCCTGACCCCAAGCTCCATTACCCTCTCCGCCTCCAgtaatctctctctccctctctttctctcccaCTCTAATCTCAACTCGATTCTCACTCGCTTCTAATCTCAGCTTCGCAGAGCTCATGGACGACGACCCTCCGCTGGCGCAGCTCGTCTTCTCCCAACCCACCGACTACCTCCGCCTCCTCGACGACGCCGCTCTCTGGGCTCATGTCAGTAATTCCAATTCCATCTCTCCATTTACTTATTGTTACAATTGCTTATACTCTTGATTAAATTGAGCACACAAGATTAGGATTATTGATTTGGATTAGGGTTTGATGTGTGCAGAAGGTTGTATTGGGGGATTTGCAAGGTTCGGGTAAAGGAGGGGTCAAGAAGGAATTCATTCATGTTCGGGTTGATGTCAGTGGCTCACCTCTCGAATGCCCCGGTTGGtttgagtttgagttgtttGACTGTTTGAggatgttgttttgttttgttttgttttcgtgTTTACGATTGTCGGTtagattttgttttggttgggTGGATGTGTCTGTGTGTGTAATGCAGAGACGTTTCCGAGCATTGGGCGTGTGAGGGTGAAGCAGCGCGGGATTCTGCTTACTCTCAAAGGGACAGTGATTCGGTCCGGGGGAAGTAAGATGTATGAAGGGGAGAGGAAGTATATGTGCCAGAAATGCAAGCACGAGTGAGTGACTTTGGACTCAATTACTGTGTTTGTGGGATTTGACAGAAATTTCTTGATTATCATGTGTTTTGATAACTGTGCTTGATAGATAAGATGTTTGTAAATTGGTGCATACCGTGGTATATTGCATCTTTTCTACTTTGAGGAAAAAGTTATCATGTGAATTAAGTTCGTCTTTTCTTGTTGGTTGACTATGCTTGTCTGCAGATTCCCTGTGTATCCTGAGCTGGAATCGAGAAACTCCATAAGACTACCTTCATATTGCCCCTCTCAGGTAATTACTTATTCCACCCCCGATGatctaaaattttaaaactttTGATATTGATCATTTCCAAAAGTCCCatgaaaaaattgaaatagttAGCTAATCCACTATCACATGAGGTCACCTGTGCACATGTAAAACATCATAAAGTCAGTAATTACTATGTATTTGTTTCTTCAAAATAGTGAAATGGTTATGTACATCTTTAATTGTATAGGATTAAATGCTATACTGCTTTAAGTGATCAAAAGTGAGAGGGGACATTGCATCTCAGTTCAAGTGTGACATTATTCT from Argentina anserina chromosome 2, drPotAnse1.1, whole genome shotgun sequence carries:
- the LOC126782438 gene encoding protein DETOXIFICATION 46, chloroplastic-like, which codes for MILETMSLHSHITHLQTRSRLSYSPRFYNPLRTSNSSVRYDVKPRGLPTLVARSEGAGRLVPACIAGSSSVGSFEEEESEGVVVEVVAAKKEELVERSLWKQVKDIVMFSGPATGLWICGPLMSLISTAVIGQASSTELAALGPGTVFCDNMNLLFMFLSIATSNMVATALAKKDKKELQHQISILLFVGLTCGVLMLLFTQFLGSWALTAFAGPKNAHIIPAASKYVQIRGLAWPAILFGLVAQSASLGMKDSLGPLKSLVVASVVNGLGHVVLCNFLHYGITGAAWATMASQIVAAGMMIEALNKKGFSAFSISVPSPRECLQIFGIAGPVFVTMFSKVAFYSLMTYFATAMGMSVVAAHQVMIQMYGMCVVWGEPLSQTAQSFMPELLYGVDRSLEKARMLLKSLMIIGAVLGLAIGAIGMSVPWLFPNIFTFDLKVIQEMHKVLFLFFLSLSITPCTHSLEGTLLAGRDLTFISFSMSSCFSLGALLLLLLNSRGFGLTGCWFALVGFQWARFFLALRRLLSPNGMLHSEEMGSYKVGKLKAT